In the Loxodonta africana isolate mLoxAfr1 chromosome 1, mLoxAfr1.hap2, whole genome shotgun sequence genome, one interval contains:
- the TBXT gene encoding T-box transcription factor T isoform X3, with translation MGSPGAESSGKSLQYRVDHLLSAVESELQAGSEKGDPTERELHVGLEESELWVRFKELTNEMIVTKNGRRMFPVLKVNVSGLDPNAMYSFLLDFVAADNHRWKYVNGEWVPGGKPEPQAPSCVYIHPDSPNFGAHWMKAPVSFSKVKLTNKLNGGGQIMLNSLHKYEPRIHIVRVGGPQRMITSHCFPETQFIAVTAYQNEEITALKIKYNPFAKAFLDAKERSDHKDMMEEPGDSQQPGYSQSYSDNSPACLSMLQSHDNWSSLGMPAHSSMLPVSHNSGPSTGSSQYPNLWSVSNGAITPGSQTPAMANGLGAQFFRGSPAHYAPLTHAASASSGSPLYEGGATATDIPDSQYDATAQARLVASWTPVSSPSM, from the exons ATGGGCTCTCCGGGCGCGGAGAGCTCGGGGAAGAGCTTGCAGTACCGAGTGGACCACCTGCTAAGCGCCGTCGAGAGCGAGTTGCAGGCGGGCAGCGAGAAGGGCGACCCCACGGAGCGAGAGCTGCATGTGGGCCTGGAGGAGAGCGAGCTGTGGGTGCGCTTCAAGGAACTCACCAACGAGATGATCGTCACCAAGAACGGCAG GAGGATGTTCCCGGTGTTGAAGGTGAACGTGTCCGGCCTGGACCCCAACGCCATGTACTCATTCCTCCTGGACTTCGTGGCGGCGGACAACCACCGCTGGAAGTACGTGAACGGCGAATGGGTGCCCGGGGGTAAGCCCGAGCCGCAGGCGCCCAGCTGCGTCTACATCCACCCCGACTCCCCCAACTTCGGGGCGCACTGGATGAAAGCGCCGGTCTCCTTCAGCAAAGTCAAACTCACTAACAAGCTGAACGGTGGCGGCCAG ATCATGCTGAACTCCTTGCATAAGTACGAGCCTCGGATTCACATCGTGAGGGTTGGGGGTCCCCAGCGTATGATCACCAGCCACTGCTTCCCTGAGACCCAGTTCATAGCTGTGACGGCCTATCAGAACGAGGAG ATCACAGCTCTTAAAATTAAGTACAATCCATTTGCCAAAGCTTTCCTTGATGCAAAGGAAAG AAGCGATCACAAAGATATGATGGAAGAACCCGGAGATAGCCAGCAGCCTGGGTATTCTCAAT CGTACTCTGACAATTCACCTGCATGCTTATCGATGCTGCAATCCCATGACAACTGGTCCAGCCTCGGGATGCCTGCCCATAGCAGCATGCTCCCTGTGAGCCACAACTCCGGTCCCTCGACTGGTTCTAG CCAGTACCCCAACCTGTGGTCTGTGAGTAATGGCGCCATCACTCCAGGCTCCCAGACACCAGCGATGGCCAACGGGTTGGGGGCCCAGTTCTTCCGGGGTTCCCCCGCACACTACGCACCCCTCACCCACGCTGCCTCGGCGTCCTCAGGGTCCCCGCTGTATGAAGGAGGGGCCACAGCCACAGACATTCCCGACAGCCAGTACGACGCCACAGCCCAAGCCCGCCTGGTGGCCTCATGGACGCCAGTGTCCTCGCCCTCCATGTGA
- the TBXT gene encoding T-box transcription factor T isoform X2, with amino-acid sequence MGSPGAESSGKSLQYRVDHLLSAVESELQAGSEKGDPTERELHVGLEESELWVRFKELTNEMIVTKNGRRMFPVLKVNVSGLDPNAMYSFLLDFVAADNHRWKYVNGEWVPGGKPEPQAPSCVYIHPDSPNFGAHWMKAPVSFSKVKLTNKLNGGGQIMLNSLHKYEPRIHIVRVGGPQRMITSHCFPETQFIAVTAYQNEEITALKIKYNPFAKAFLDAKERSDHKDMMEEPGDSQQPGYSQWGWLLPGTSTLCPPGSPHPQFGGPLSLASTHGCERYPALRSHRASPYPSPYTHHNNSPAYSDNSPACLSMLQSHDNWSSLGMPAHSSMLPVSHNSGPSTGSSQYPNLWSVSNGAITPGSQTPAMANGLGAQFFRGSPAHYAPLTHAASASSGSPLYEGGATATDIPDSQYDATAQARLVASWTPVSSPSM; translated from the exons ATGGGCTCTCCGGGCGCGGAGAGCTCGGGGAAGAGCTTGCAGTACCGAGTGGACCACCTGCTAAGCGCCGTCGAGAGCGAGTTGCAGGCGGGCAGCGAGAAGGGCGACCCCACGGAGCGAGAGCTGCATGTGGGCCTGGAGGAGAGCGAGCTGTGGGTGCGCTTCAAGGAACTCACCAACGAGATGATCGTCACCAAGAACGGCAG GAGGATGTTCCCGGTGTTGAAGGTGAACGTGTCCGGCCTGGACCCCAACGCCATGTACTCATTCCTCCTGGACTTCGTGGCGGCGGACAACCACCGCTGGAAGTACGTGAACGGCGAATGGGTGCCCGGGGGTAAGCCCGAGCCGCAGGCGCCCAGCTGCGTCTACATCCACCCCGACTCCCCCAACTTCGGGGCGCACTGGATGAAAGCGCCGGTCTCCTTCAGCAAAGTCAAACTCACTAACAAGCTGAACGGTGGCGGCCAG ATCATGCTGAACTCCTTGCATAAGTACGAGCCTCGGATTCACATCGTGAGGGTTGGGGGTCCCCAGCGTATGATCACCAGCCACTGCTTCCCTGAGACCCAGTTCATAGCTGTGACGGCCTATCAGAACGAGGAG ATCACAGCTCTTAAAATTAAGTACAATCCATTTGCCAAAGCTTTCCTTGATGCAAAGGAAAG AAGCGATCACAAAGATATGATGGAAGAACCCGGAGATAGCCAGCAGCCTGGGTATTCTCAAT GGGGGTGGCTTCTCCCCGGAACCAGCACCCTCTGTCCACCCGGCAGCCCCCACCCCCAGTTTGGAGGGCCTCTCTCACTGGCCTCCACGCATGGCTGTGAACGGTACCCCGCCCTGAGGAGCCACCGTGCATCCCCCTACCCCAGCCCGTACACGCACCACAACAATTCTCCAG CGTACTCTGACAATTCACCTGCATGCTTATCGATGCTGCAATCCCATGACAACTGGTCCAGCCTCGGGATGCCTGCCCATAGCAGCATGCTCCCTGTGAGCCACAACTCCGGTCCCTCGACTGGTTCTAG CCAGTACCCCAACCTGTGGTCTGTGAGTAATGGCGCCATCACTCCAGGCTCCCAGACACCAGCGATGGCCAACGGGTTGGGGGCCCAGTTCTTCCGGGGTTCCCCCGCACACTACGCACCCCTCACCCACGCTGCCTCGGCGTCCTCAGGGTCCCCGCTGTATGAAGGAGGGGCCACAGCCACAGACATTCCCGACAGCCAGTACGACGCCACAGCCCAAGCCCGCCTGGTGGCCTCATGGACGCCAGTGTCCTCGCCCTCCATGTGA
- the TBXT gene encoding T-box transcription factor T isoform X1 yields the protein MGSPGAESSGKSLQYRVDHLLSAVESELQAGSEKGDPTERELHVGLEESELWVRFKELTNEMIVTKNGRRMFPVLKVNVSGLDPNAMYSFLLDFVAADNHRWKYVNGEWVPGGKPEPQAPSCVYIHPDSPNFGAHWMKAPVSFSKVKLTNKLNGGGQIMLNSLHKYEPRIHIVRVGGPQRMITSHCFPETQFIAVTAYQNEEITALKIKYNPFAKAFLDAKERSDHKDMMEEPGDSQQPGYSQSGGWLLPGTSTLCPPGSPHPQFGGPLSLASTHGCERYPALRSHRASPYPSPYTHHNNSPAYSDNSPACLSMLQSHDNWSSLGMPAHSSMLPVSHNSGPSTGSSQYPNLWSVSNGAITPGSQTPAMANGLGAQFFRGSPAHYAPLTHAASASSGSPLYEGGATATDIPDSQYDATAQARLVASWTPVSSPSM from the exons ATGGGCTCTCCGGGCGCGGAGAGCTCGGGGAAGAGCTTGCAGTACCGAGTGGACCACCTGCTAAGCGCCGTCGAGAGCGAGTTGCAGGCGGGCAGCGAGAAGGGCGACCCCACGGAGCGAGAGCTGCATGTGGGCCTGGAGGAGAGCGAGCTGTGGGTGCGCTTCAAGGAACTCACCAACGAGATGATCGTCACCAAGAACGGCAG GAGGATGTTCCCGGTGTTGAAGGTGAACGTGTCCGGCCTGGACCCCAACGCCATGTACTCATTCCTCCTGGACTTCGTGGCGGCGGACAACCACCGCTGGAAGTACGTGAACGGCGAATGGGTGCCCGGGGGTAAGCCCGAGCCGCAGGCGCCCAGCTGCGTCTACATCCACCCCGACTCCCCCAACTTCGGGGCGCACTGGATGAAAGCGCCGGTCTCCTTCAGCAAAGTCAAACTCACTAACAAGCTGAACGGTGGCGGCCAG ATCATGCTGAACTCCTTGCATAAGTACGAGCCTCGGATTCACATCGTGAGGGTTGGGGGTCCCCAGCGTATGATCACCAGCCACTGCTTCCCTGAGACCCAGTTCATAGCTGTGACGGCCTATCAGAACGAGGAG ATCACAGCTCTTAAAATTAAGTACAATCCATTTGCCAAAGCTTTCCTTGATGCAAAGGAAAG AAGCGATCACAAAGATATGATGGAAGAACCCGGAGATAGCCAGCAGCCTGGGTATTCTCAAT CAGGGGGGTGGCTTCTCCCCGGAACCAGCACCCTCTGTCCACCCGGCAGCCCCCACCCCCAGTTTGGAGGGCCTCTCTCACTGGCCTCCACGCATGGCTGTGAACGGTACCCCGCCCTGAGGAGCCACCGTGCATCCCCCTACCCCAGCCCGTACACGCACCACAACAATTCTCCAG CGTACTCTGACAATTCACCTGCATGCTTATCGATGCTGCAATCCCATGACAACTGGTCCAGCCTCGGGATGCCTGCCCATAGCAGCATGCTCCCTGTGAGCCACAACTCCGGTCCCTCGACTGGTTCTAG CCAGTACCCCAACCTGTGGTCTGTGAGTAATGGCGCCATCACTCCAGGCTCCCAGACACCAGCGATGGCCAACGGGTTGGGGGCCCAGTTCTTCCGGGGTTCCCCCGCACACTACGCACCCCTCACCCACGCTGCCTCGGCGTCCTCAGGGTCCCCGCTGTATGAAGGAGGGGCCACAGCCACAGACATTCCCGACAGCCAGTACGACGCCACAGCCCAAGCCCGCCTGGTGGCCTCATGGACGCCAGTGTCCTCGCCCTCCATGTGA